TCGGTGGGTACATCCTGAGCACCGCCGAACCACCACCGGCATTGCTTGATGCTACGTCTGGCACTACGGCCGACGGCAAGAAGATTGATCCGCAGCCCAACCCGGCGTACGAGAAGTGGGTTGCAGAAGATCAGATCGTGCTTAGCTACCTGTTCTCCTCCCTCACGAAGGAGATTTTTGGTCAAGTCGCCACTGCATCCACCGCCAAGGAGTTGTGGGCTGCCATCCAGGAGCTGCACGCCTCTCAGTCAAGGGCGCGTATTATGTCTACGCGTATGGCCCTAGCCACGGCGACCAAGGGCGCGTCGTCGGTGGCTGAATTTTTTGTCAAGATGAAAGGACTTGCCGATGATATGGCCTCGGCAGGTCGCACGCTTGAAGACGAAGAGCTCGTCACCTTCATCATCACCGGCCTCGGCGAGGAGTTCGAATCTATCGTCTTCGCTGTGGCCTCTCGTGTTGAGCCAATCTCCGTCAACGAGCTGTATGCGCAGCTCATAGCTTTTGAGCAGCGCAAGGAGATCCATGGTGGCAGCTCCCAATCCTCTGCTAACGTGGCCACCAAGGGTGGCCGTGGGGGTGGCTCTGGCGCCTCCAACCAGCAGCAGCGTGGCCGCAATGATGGTGGCCGCAGCGGCTtccgtcgtggtggtggtggtcgtggCAATGCGGCCGCAACAACAGCAACAGCAATGGTGGCCGCAACTTCCTTGCTGGCGTCTTCTGTCAACTCTGTGGGAAAGAAGGGCACACGGTGGTTCGCTGCTTCAAGCGCTTCGACATGAACTTCACCGGGCCCCCGCAGAAGAGTGCTTCCTCAGCAAACACGGCTCCTTATGGGGTCGACACCAACTGGTATGTTGATTCTGGTGCCACGGATCACATAACCGGTGACTTGGAGAAGCTTTCGTTCCGTGACAAGTATCGTGGAGGGGAACAAGTGCTTTCAGCGAATGGGGCAGGTATGACAATTAATCACGTTGGTCATAGTGTTTTGCAATCCCCAGTTCGTAACATTCATCTAAACAATGTTCTTCATGTTCCTAGCGCCACTAAAAATCTTGTTTCAGCACATCGTCTAATCAAAGATAACAATGCCTTTCTTGAACTTCATCcaaaatatttttctcttaagGAACAGGTGACGAGGAAGACACTCCTCAAAGGGGAATGTGAGGGTGGTCTCTATCCATTGAAGCCTCATCATCCACAAAACCAGCCTTCATCAAATAAACAAGTCCTTGGAGTTGCTAAGGCGTCCATCTCCTTATGGCATAGTCGTCTAGGTCATGCTTCGTCGCCTGTCGTCAAGAGTGTTCTTAGTCGTCATAAGTTATCTTTTTCTAGTGAGTCAAACAATAGTGGTGTGATTTGCGATGCTTGTCAAATGGCCAAGAGCCATCAGTTACCTTATCCAAAGTCCAATAGTGTTTCCTCTAAACCTTTTGAGCTTGTGTTTACTAATGTATGGGGACCTGCACCAACTTCGGTGGGTCGGCATTCTTATTATATCAGTTTTATCAATGATTTTAGCAAGTTCACCTGGATCTATTTGCTGCGTTTTAAGTCTGAGGTTTTCCAATGCTTTCGTGATTTCCAGAACATGGTTGAGCGCCAGTTTAGCCATAAGATCCTTGCAGTCCAGTCGGACTAGGGAGGAGAATATCAATCTCTTAATGCCTTCTTCAAGCGCTTAGGCATTGCTCACCATGTTTCCTACCCTCATGCTCACCAGCAAAATGGATCTGCAGAACGCAAGCATCACCATATTGTAGAAGTTGGCCTCTCACTTCTTGCTCATGCGTCCATGCCACTCAAGTATTGGGATCAAGCCTTTTTAACTGCAGTATTTATCATCAATCGTCTTCCCTCAAAAACCATTCACAAAAACACCCCACACGATCTACTCCTTGGATCTTCACCGGACTATTCCTTCTTTAGGACCTTTGGGTGTGCTGTTTGGCCTAATCTCCGGCCATACAACACCAAGAAACTCTAGTTCCGGTCAAAACGTTGTGTCTTCCTCGGATATAGCAATCTTCACAAAGGTTTCAAATGTCTTGAGCCATCTACCGGTCGTATCTATGTTTCACATGATGTGGTTTTTGACGATACCATCTATCCTTTCTCTGAGCTTCATTCCAATGCTGGAGCACATCTCCGTGCCGAACTTGACCTTTTGCCGGATATTCTTAAGAATCCAGATCCATCACTTGAATTTGGGAGTGCAAATATGCATGATCACCATCTGATTAATTGTCCTACTAATGTTGTTTCTAGTGTCCCTAGTGCTGTGGCTGATGCAGGGCAAAATTTGGAGCAATTTGGTGAACAAACGACGCGTCCCGGACATTATTTCATGTAGCCGTCTAGCGTACCGCGTCACGACAACGCTGGTGCGGCACACGGAGATGATACGTCCGTACCTCGTATGGGACCGGCGGCGCAATCCTCTTCGGGATTGGAGACAGCAGCGCCTGGTTCTGCTCTGGAATCTGGCTCGGAGTCTCCGCCATTTGATCCGGCCGCTCTGACTGACGTGTTGGGCTTGTTCTCAGCTGCGAGCCCGGGATCCTCTACATCGACTCCAGCTGCATCTGGCTCTCCGCCGTCTTCGCCAGGTGCTGCAGTGGATCCCGTGCTCCCCTCGCTGCCGATTCAGGAGCAGGCTGGCGTTCAGGATCCCGTCGCTGGTTCCGGTGCGCCTGCAGATCCTGTGGTGCATCCTGCGCCCCCGTCAACACATCATCATGGCACTCGACTTCAAAGAGGAATTACAAAGCCCAAGCAGTACACGGATGGCACGGTCCGTTGGGGCCTAACTAGCACTGTTGAACCTGACGAACCGACAACTGTGAAGGCCGTTCTTCGTGATGATCGTTGGGTCACGGCCATGGACAAGGAATATGACGCCTTGATGAAAACCCGAACTTGGCATTTGGTTCCTGCTCCCAAGCACAAAAATGTCATCGGTtgcaaatgggtctacaagataaAGCGTAAGGCTGATGGTTCTGTGGATTGCTATAAGGCATGACTTGTTGCTAAGGGATACAAACAGCAGTATGGTATTGATTATGAGGATACCTTCAGTCCGGTAGTGAAGGTGGCCACAGTTCGTCTTGTTTTGGCAGTTGCAGTCTCAAAAGGGTGGTCGTTGCGGCAGCTCGATGTTCAGAATGCTTTTCTTCATGGTGTGTTGGAAGAAGAGGTTTATATGCGTCAGCCTCCGGGATATGAAGACAAACGGTGTCCTAATTTTGTCTGCAAATTGGATAAGGCCTTGTATGGCCTTAAGCAGGCCCCTCGGGCTTGGTATGCACGTCTCTGTGGCAAACTCATTCAGCTGGGATTCACACCATCAAAAGGGGACACATCACTATTCTTCTATCGGAATGGACAGGTCACTATCTTTGTCTTAGTCTATGTTGACGACATCATTGTTGCCAGCTCATCCTTGGCTGCTTCAAAGGCGTTGGTCACTGCTCTTGAGACCGACTTTGCTCTAAAGGATCTTGGTGATCTTCATTTTTTCCTTGGCATTGAAGTGAACCGTGTTTCTGATGGTCTGGTGTTGACACAGCAGCATTATGCTACGGATGTGGTCAAGCGTGCCAATATGTGGAAATGTAAACCGGTTGATACTCCCATCTCTGTCACCGAGAAGCTCCGTCTTGCTGCTGGAGATCGTCTTGGTGACGATGATTGCACCAATTATAGAAGTGTGGTTGGGGCACTTCAATATTTAACTCTCACCCGGCCTGATATTTCCTTTGCCATTAATAAGGTGTGTCAATTTCTTCATTCTCCAACCACGACACACTGGAGTGCTGTTAAAAGAATTTTGCGGTATGTAAAAGGCACTCTGTCTACAGGATTGCAAATGAGGAAGTCAAACTCTACTCTTGTCAGCGCCTTCTCTGATGCTGATTGGGCAGGATGTGTTGATGATAGGCGGTCCACGGGAGGATTTGCAGTATTCTTTGGACCTAATCTTGTTTCTTGGAGTGCTCGAAAACAGCCTACGGTGTCTCGCTCTAGCACTGAGGCCGAGTACAAAGCATTGGCTAATGCGACAGCTGAAATGATGTGGATACAAAGGCTACTGACTGAGCTTGGAGTTCCTCATTCTCCTGTTGCTCGGTTATGGTGTGATAATGTTGGTGCAAAATATTTGTCGGCAAATCCAGTTTTTCATGCTAGGACGAAAAATATTGAGATCGATTTTCACTTTGTTCGTGAAAGGGTGGCACAGAAGTTACTGGATATCAGATTTGTCAGCACAGGTGATCAAGTGGCAGACGGTTTTACTAAACCTATCTCGGCATCCAAATTGAGAGAGTTTAAGTTCAATCTCAACCTTGCCaatggctgagattgcgggaggaTGTTAGAATATGCTATATTTAGGAGTTGGTATATTTAGGAATAGTTGATCACGTGGATCCTATCCCGTGGCTATTCCATGTTTATAGTTGGAGTTGGTTACCATAACAACTCCCATGTTTATAGTTGGAGTTGGTTACCATAACAACTCCCTGTTGTAATTGTGTTGTACTCTTGTACTCCTATATAATGAAACACCGAGGACCCTTAGGAGGGATCTCTTcctgcatatatttcacacaaaCAAATTGTTGGCTGCCTAGAGGGCGCCATTAGAGATATGAGTGAGTTCGTTGTGTTCCTGAGTGGATGTCCTCGTCGGTGCCGCCAGCCCTACAGCATGTACCTGATTGTGGACCATTGCATGTTCGGTCGACAAATGGAGATGGCGAGAATCAAGGAATTCCTGTTGCAAGAAGAGGTTCCCATCGATGGAAACCCAGGTGTCCTGCCCATCGTTGCGCCGGGAAAACTAGGGAAGAGCACCCTAATTGAGCACGCTTGCAACAACGAAAGAGTGTGTAACCGCTTCTCTCAAAACATTTGTTTCAGACAATGTGATACAAGAGATGAGAGGACAGTGGCAAGTCTAAGTGATTGTGATGTAATCAAGCATCGTAGTCGTGCCATGGGAGAAGAAAGGATATTGGTGATAATTGAACTTATTGGTGGCATGGATGAAGATGTATGGAGGAAATTTTACTCTGATTGCAAACGTCATGTTGCAGGTGGAAGTAAAATTATTGTGGCTAGCCGATCGGACAAGATTGCAAGGTTTGGAACAACGCAACCGCTGGAAATAAAATTCCTCACGCCAGAAGAGTACTGGTACTTCTTCAAGGTGCGTATGTTTGGTAGCACAGACCCAGAGGGCCACCCGAAACTGGCGTCAATAGCCATGGACTTGGCGAGGGAGACGAATGGGAAATTCTTCACTGTAAGCGTTTTGAGCAGCCTGCTGAGAGCCAATTTCGATGCCCATTTCTGGAGCATGGCTCTTGCAAGAATCAGAAAGTTCAAGCGGATAAATCCCTTGCTCTACGGAGAGAAACACGTTGATTTCTGGCAGGGTTTGGAGCCCATAAATGTCCCAAGAGTAAACAAGACATCTTCTGAATATTTGGTGATTCTTCATGGCTATGAAACAGGTTTTGTTCAGGACACGGCTCAAAATGAACCCCCCCAGATCAGTATTCGAGATGTCTTGTTTGGTAGTAACAGCGTTATACCTTGTGGGAGGTTTGAAGTAGTTGTACGGAGATCACACATACCACCTCACTACAGCTACATGTGGGACTGTGAGGTGCGGAGGCCACAGGGAATGGTCTCCAGGAGGAAGAGAATTTAACAGATTCAGAGCTAATCATCTTATTGTTGTCTCTCATGACTTCGATTTGGAGGTAGAACAAAATAAGATGTACTCTCCGTTTTTCTTTCCCGTTTTCCATTTCGGTTTCTGTGGTGTCTGAAATAGTGTGCTTGTGCCAACCGATGCTATTTACAAATCAAACAATAATAATGATTTTCACATAACTATTTTGTTAAGCAGTCAATGTATTTTGTCAGAAAAATTAAAAAGTAGTTCAAACGGTGAAGGTTTGACGAGGACTAGTCTAGAACGCCAAGCAATCTTATTatttactaattagaggcccatTGGACTCTCCATGTTAGTTCTCACTGGCCGCACTAAAATTCACTCAAAAAAACAGACGCAGTAAAAAAACATAAATGAGATAAATTATAGAAATTGTCAAACATCGCCTTCAATTCTAGAAAACTCAAACATCTAGCCCCAATGTAGGTTCCATGTTAATTCTCAAGCGAATGGGTTTGTGGTTCAGTGGTAGGGCTATCTTGTGGGACGCTACCCACTAGGGTTCTAATCctactagtccatcaacccgtgctctcgCACGGGCTAGAATTttaggagatataaatattatttaccATTTTTTGATAATcccttcattctaaattatatgATATTGTGGCTTTTGTAAAAGCattatttttattatgtatctagactgTTGGGGGCAGGCCTCCTCAGCACTGCTCCTCCCCCGGCGCTCCGCCCTTCTTTTAGTCAGACTAAACCACCTCGCAGCGGATACTAACCCTCGCGGCGAGGGTTTCCAGTGTACCATGTTTCATCTGTGTGTTCAAGTACCGTGCGCGAAGGCCCGCTTCGCAGGAGGAGAACGGCGAAAGGAGAACAAGTTGGTGATGCCGGGTCGACCCTCGGCCGGGACGCGCAAAGGTTCGGCGCCTGCCGCGGGGGGAAACCagcttggcggcggcggcagtcccATCATGGTGGTTAGGGTAGAGAGTAGTTGACCAAGGGAGGAAGATTACTGTCGTCCCCTTGGCTGTTGTGTAGCAGTCACCTCGTCGGGCTTGGCCCTAATGTAAATTTCCCGCACCTCCGAGTATGGCCTATAAATACCCGGGGCGCTCATGTAAGAGAAGGGTGTGTGGATCCCGGACAAATTAATGGGCATTTAATCCGCATTTTTCCATCGCCCCACGGACCATCCCCTTCTCTTGTTCTCATATGTTTGCTCAAGCACTTTCCTGTGGGAAACCCTCAGCCCCTCCCCGCGTGTTCAGTTACGAGGGCGAGAGGCTAGGAGTGACCccacagttggcgtcgtccgtggggaccCCATCATACCATAAAGATCTCACCTAATGGCTGCCAGTACTAGGAGAACTGCCAACAACAACAAAGATCCTCCACCCTCGCGTGGGGGGAGGCGGTTGCTGGAACCTCCGTGGACGGAGGAAGAGGCGCTACCCTACCCTGGCCCACCATGCGGCCGGCAGAGGTTGCAGACGGACTGGAGAGACCTCCTCCAGTCAGGGCCAAAGCCAATCCTCAACCCAGCCCAGCCAAAGTCGACGAAGCTGGCGCGGTGCACGAAGATGACGATGAAGACGCCGAGGAGAGGGGCCTCAAAGCTCTGAACCAAATGCATGAGGAAATCCAAGAAAAAAGGCACCGAGTCGAGGCTCATGAAAGACAAGCATGTCTATGTGTCATTAGGCAAAAGGCAGACGAAGCCAAAGAGGAACTGAGTAGGATGAATGAATACCTCACTGCCCTCGAAGGGAATCCAAACCACGAGCCTGGGTTGGACAACAGTCCACCTCCGCTCCACCCAAACCCACCTTCGCTCCATCCAAACCCACCTCCGCTCCATCCAATCCCACCACCCATGCCACCACCCCCTCGTTTTCACCAGATCTACCCAGAATACATCCCTCCAGCCATACAACCATAGAGAAATCAACCCCCGCCAATGCCATACGACCCAAAATCCCCCCAACCCAA
Above is a genomic segment from Miscanthus floridulus cultivar M001 chromosome 3, ASM1932011v1, whole genome shotgun sequence containing:
- the LOC136545405 gene encoding putative disease resistance protein RGA3 → MAMFLSSILSELTSRSISFLMDKCSRQLASPPTVEETLSNLQRLLPRVHVIVEEADERHISNQAMLRQLGQLRKEMYRGYHTLDTFRCRSAHEENRVSRSISSPAKRIRFSSDSNSSEQEQLKLLEIVGCLEGAIRDMSEFVVFLSGCPRRCRQPYSMYLIVDHCMFGRQMEMARIKEFLLQEEVPIDGNPGVLPIVAPGKLGKSTLIEHACNNERVCNRFSQNICFRQCDTRDERTVASLSDCDVIKHRSRAMGEERILVIIELIGGMDEDVWRKFYSDCKRHVAGGSKIIVASRSDKIARFGTTQPLEIKFLTPEEYWYFFKVRMFGSTDPEGHPKLASIAMDLARETNGKFFTVSVLSSLLRANFDAHFWSMALARIRKFKRINPLLYGEKHVDFWQGLEPINVPRVNKTSSEYLVILHGYETGFVQDTAQNEPPQISIRDVLFGSNSVIPCGRFEVVVRRSHIPPHYSYMWDCEVRRPQGMVSRRKRI